GTTTAGCCTGCTTTTAACAAAGCTGGGATTAAATTCATTATCACAGCATTAAAAGCAAGTTCTTAACTCAATTGAGTGCGGCATCAAGAGCCACGAAAGACCTTGCGGAATGGGTTGACCAATAAGAATCGCACTTCGTCAAGAAAATCTCAGTTTATTGGAATTCTCTGCGCTTGTATTTGTCTGGATTGAAGAAAGATGTCATCACGATGCGTTCATTAAACTTGCGACCACTCAACGCATTCAAAGCCTTTTTGCAATCTTCTACAGTCTCAAAGCGAACAAAAACCTTGCCGCAGCCACCTTGACCCGATTCTCCAGTGGGACGTGGAATCTTGAGGCTCTTCACCTTGCCATACTTGGCGCATTCCTGCTTTATATCGCTGCGTATGTCCTCGTACTCCTCATCATCTCCCAGCTCCTCGGGCACCACCATGTTCAGCAGACAAAGAATCTCGGTGGCCTCGCTTGTGAGGTTCTCAATAGGAAATCCCGGCACCTGCAGCACAGGCAACTGATTGGAAGCTAAACTGCGTGCCCCGGCCAAGGAACGCTGTACGACGAGCTTGCGATCTCCCAGCTGCATGCCATGGAGTCCAGCAATGGCCTGCTCCGTAATGGTTGGATCAAGATACTCGCAAAAGGCGAAACCCTTGCTCTGGCCAGCCGGATCCTTAACCAGATTGAAGCCACGCAACTGGCCAAAGGTAATAAGCAGCTCCTTAACCTGCTCATCGCCCAGGCACGTGGGTAATCCGCCCACGTACACTTTGTGCGGTGAATCCGGCACCACGACAGAGATTGCCAGATTTGTGGCTTGCTGTGATCCCTTCAACATCGCCTCGAAACTTACGGTGGACACCGAGGCCACAGGATGATAGTCATGTGGTCGCCGTATCTTCAGCGCTTGACCGCGATAATTGATGCCATCAAAGCTAATCGCCATGGTCGCCTCATCCATGGAACGGAACTCGAGGAAGGCGAAGTTTTTGTCCAGATTTGTCTGGCACGTAAGCACCGCATCTCCATCGAGATATGCTCCAGCATTCAGTTTCTGCATTTGTTCATTGAAGAACACCATCATTTCGTCCTCGCTTGTGTTAAATGGAATGTTGCCCACATATAGACGACGCGCCTGTCGCGTCACCGTCGCAATTGCCGCCGATTCGCCAGTTGGCGGCGCATCCGGCACAATTCGTGAGGCAATCTGACCACTCGCTTGCATGACTTTGTATTGAATTGGCGTCAGATGCTCGTAGCCCATCGGAGGTATATCCCAGCCGGATATTTTGCCAGACCTGCGAGTCCTTATCTTCTCTTCTTGCTTTGAGTACGAATACGATTTCGAACTCGATTGAGATTGTGAACTGTGGTAACGAGAACGAGATTGATGTCGATCCTCGCGATTACGACCCataatgaaaattttcacTGCTTAGAACTGTCTcggagaaagaaaaaaatgcgaTTAAATCTAATGTAAAAATTGTAGAGTTGACATCTGCCAAGCAGCTTATGACATGAAAGCAATGCCTACTCTTCAATCTAAAAACTTCTAGCTACCCATAAaatccgaaaaattttaattgaccTGTGTGCAACAAAAATTTCTAGAGATTTTTACATAGAGTATTTCATTGTAAAGTACGTATAACTTGAAtaccccaaaaacaaaaatatattaatatggaaaatatatattcttctttATTCACCttagtttagtatatttttatatactaactATTAAAGTCGTGTTTTAGACGACaaagcgcaaaaaaataaattaattaatttgctctggcaacaaattgtattattcTAACAACCTAATAAcgccaattaaaataattaaatcaataatttaagaatataatgAATTTGAACACATTTCAAATGATTATACCAGTAATTTTAATACAAGAacattgattaatttattttaattttgaacgaaCTTTTCTctataattatttgcaatgcatgtttatttatatgaaatatatatatatgagcATATGTATAATATGCTTTGTTAGAAGATCTTTTGTTTTGCCTACAAATTCATAAACTTAGAGGGGTGTCTTACAATTTTGATATGTAGTTAGATACTTCCTTCTCCTATCATCATATTGTCTTCGTTACATACATACTCGTCAACATATTTGTCGAGATGCTACAGGGAAGGCcgaaaaattttttgttgaaagCAGCAATTAAGTCGTCCATCATTTATCAAGAATAccacatttaacatttatagcGAATTAATACAAAAGCCCAGCACATCTCTGACCTGCAGCTacataactaaaatatatttagctgCGGGTGCAAACTGAATAATTTTATGCGAATtatcatcataataataatttctgtTAATGCCgctaatcaataataattgatgAAGCAAAAAGGGCCTCTAGCTGGCTGACTAATAGAGATGGTTTCTTCAAATTCGACTAAGCTGCGTGTGTCAGGCACCAAATTGGAATCCCATTGGGACTTCACAATGTGTGGTCCAAGCTGGCTTGAGGGTCGAAGTTAAGCTGTATAGAAGAGAGTGGTTGCAAGTGTTTAGCATTCCAGAGAAACGACTTCATTTTGGTGGCTCAGAGACACAAAAAGAGACTCAATTAATTCACAAAAGGCGACACAATCAAAATGTCAACTGACACGAAAATGTAAAAAcggagagcaagagagaggaAGATGGAAAGGAGAGAAGAGGAGTGCCGCAAAGGGACTAGTTCGATCTGTAGATCCTCCTACACGctaacacacacaatcacaatcgTGAATCAAACAGGTATTCAATATCGaaggaataataataattaatgccCAGAGAATTGGGATCCCAAGGCGATGCTGGGTTCTTCATTACTTTGCCTTCTGTATGGGTGTTCCAGACAAAATTTTCAGGCCTCTACCTGAACTCAATCGGATTGACAAGGATAATGATTGGGCCAGCAACTGTTTAATGGCCATTTGATGACCAGACACCGATCGCACAGATAGCTAAAGATTTATAACCATTTTAAAGatttcaaataattcaattcCAATTGGCAATCGTGAAGTGCGAGGCCACAGACACAATCTCTGACATGTATTTCCATTAATGCggaattaaatgcatttcatcGCTGTCCAAAAACCAATTAATTCTTCTTTTTCCACcaagtgtttgttttttaggTTTCCCCGAGCCCCAAACCACAACCACAGCCACAACCAGAACGCAGAAACCAGAACCTGTCCCGCCGACCTCAGTTCCCGTGACAAACGCAATTAATTGAGGCATTTAAATTCAGGCAACGCATCTGCAGACATTGACGATATGACGAAAGACTCTAAAATGCTGAAATCGAAAAGTGTTCTTAGCATTCCTTGATCGTTCGCCTCGATTTCGTTGTTCTTGGCTTggttcatttttatttggaggcgataaattaatttttgaacaTCAACATAAAAATTTGGGAATATTTGATAGGATATTATAAAATGCATACCAATACACGCCATGGAAATGATTGCTAACTCATTGTAATGAGTAAAGCATATAAGATTTAATCGACATCGGCGATATAAAGTTTTTGAATATGTAATTTGGAATGAGTAACAAAGCAAAATTGCCGAAAAGTGTAAGCATATCAATTTTGGGGTATGGTATCcagcaatatatttaaatcactCAATTTGTATAACAGTCGAGTCAATATTAATTTCCTGTTGTTGATTTAAACGccacaaaaaaaccaaagagtATACGAgatagaaaacaaataattcgTAATAGTTCgattcagttttatttatttacatttacttgtttttaaaacttgtttgttttttgattaGGAAGTACAATTCAATACGAATAAAAATCACTTTTAAGCTTCACTTAATTTATACaacattattttgaatattaactTTGTAGTAAAATCGAtctcatataaatattataggctcagatttcgtttaattttattatcattatcactGCAAATCATTCTATAAAAACATGGCCTATAGCAAACAATATTACACAACATTAAGAAAagatctacatacatacatacataataaaaattgttgtatcATCCATTGTTGTatcatacataaataaaattgttgtattaGATTACTCCAGAAGAGAAACCCATTTATCATGTTCACCTACCTATAAtgtaattatttgattattgattattatttagaaataCATATTGCTAGCTAGTTTCCAACAGTTAAGACTCAAATGACTAAATGATTCTGCGAAACCTCTTTTATACACACAGTGTGGTTAAATACCAATGTTCCCACGCAACATGGTAAACATTAGTCATAGGCAATGCGATGTGCTGATTTCAGACCCCCCTCGACCTAGTCGACCATATATCTGGTTCTAATGACATCTGCTTTATTGCCGTTGACGTTTCCTGCTGTTATCCCGACATTTTTTCCGGTTAGTTTGTGAAATGGATTATTCGCAACACACATGGTAAgtgttgttgatgtttatatttattttgaaatatccataaataaatatgaaccctgttttctttttttttcattctataTTGCAACGAAAAACTGACAAAtgatatttaaagtttttgacCGCACACATAGAGAGGTTTCTGTTGAGGGTTATGAGAACAATTGGGATTGGTTTCTAGTTAGCCTACGGGGCAAATCAATACAGAAAGGGTCAAGCCTCGAAACGTCAGAGTGAATTGGCAGCTTCGGGTTGTGGTTGCCGCGTTCCACGAAAATGGGACTCATTTTTTGTCAAACATCCTCGCATTGAGCATGAATAAAAGTTTTAATGAACTGTTTGGTTGGTCAATGTGGTCGGTTAGTTTGTTGGTAAGTTGTTGGTTGGTTAGCtgtttggttggttggttgcctGTTTGTTGGATTATTGGGCTGTTTCGGTTTGGTTGCTCTATCAGTTGATGCGTGtttcaattgatttgtggCCGCAGGCGTGTGAACGTGattttattatcaaatattttatgctgttagttttagtaaattaaataaatcaacagaGCAAACAGAGTAGAGCAATGACATGCAACAGTCCCCAGCATTCTCATGatctttgttgttgcatttattgcttcttttttgtttgatgtttcttttttttttgggtgaaaTGTCAAcaagaatatttcaatttattttctgatgaatcaacagaaaaataattcgcaatggtatttttgtgtttttgtattaCTGTTTTTTCCCTCTATTGTTTTTGTAGCTTGCCCTTTGCTTCAGTTCAGCTCTCTCGTAAATATCTTTTGAGTGCATCCGCAACTACTTCAGATTACAGATTTCAgcataacaatttattttgatatgtatttttatgcaatttctCGACAATTTGTCGTCACTGCAACCGAAGGCACCCGAAAGCAGCACCCACCAAAAGCAGCCTGCGCAtcctttatttcttttttgcgaGGAATTTGCATCATAAATTGTCAGCAATGTCATAAAAGatttttcttgttcttcttttcgtttttttcttttttctttttttattctgttttgagttgccttttttgtttttgccgacaagcgacgtcaacgtcatcgtcattgcagatgttcttgttgttgctttggctgttcatcatttcattttgtgtttttattttatttatctattttctGCAATTTCtgtttcaaaaattaaaactaaagcGCTTTCATTTTGCAAACTTGTTAGATGgagaatgtgtgtgagagagagagagagagagagagaaggagaggcaaagcgaagcgaagacAGAATTCCTAATGGCGTTCCGGACTCGAAGCAGGCGCCGAAATTATCTGCTTAGAGCTTTTGAACTTCTGACAGCGAAATACGACAAAATGCTGTTAGAGCACTCGGTAATCCAATAACATCTAGAAACAGCATCCtcaacttgtgtgtgtgtgtgagtcttgTTTGCTGCACACTCgagtaattgcatttgcaaagcTCGCTGGTTGCTTGCAGCTTTAACATAAGCGAGGTTATGTAATCAATGCAAAGTCTCTCTATCTGATAGAATTTCTTGGTCGCAAAGTGCTTAACATATCTTATTAATTATCATTATGATAGCACTATGACTCTAATTATCCCTTTGACATATAGCATTTAAAAGAGAAAGGATATAATCATGTTCAGTATTAAACTTATTAACAGCTCTTGTGACAATCATGGGTATACCGAAAGTCCGTTAATAGATTGTGAGATACTCAttattacttgttttataGCTTGTCAATCCTtggaattttcaaattttgccagCTAAAATAACTATTACCATATCTTATGATTCATTGTGACACTTATTATTCCTTTGAAATGTAGCATTTCAAAAAGAAGGGATATACATAATTTCTTATTCAATATTAACTTTATAAAAGTAAAGAAGACTTTTTGACTTTGGTACGTAGTATTGTGCCAATCATGGCTATACCGAATGTCTGTTTATAGATTGTAAGATACTAATTATTTCCATATTTCAGAATTCTGTCAAAGTTTTCTAGCTTGCCAATCCTTGAAGTTCACCAAGTTTGCCAACATATATATCCATTCTCGTTGTTTCTTAAATACTCCAACAATACgaatacataacatacattttCCCTCTTTTCCATTTGCATGCCAAGAAGTGCAATAGTCTCTTTGTACTCTTTGTTGGCTCTTAATTTATCTGGCtgcaatttacaatatttatttgctcttcTCGTTCTGTTCCCCCAACAAAATTTAACCCTTGAACGCACTTCACAAATTGATTTCTATGCATTGTTGCTGCGGCCATCTTCCCTCCTATTTTCTATTGGTCCGCTGTCCCCCCAAGTTGAACGACTTTGcagttaaatttatgtttttcctTTAGCCATTATGGTCGAAATTGTTATAATTCAATAACAAGACTCTTGACTAGCTACGCAACCGCACCGCACCGCTCGTCCTCGACCTCGCACCCTCCTCTTCATCTTCATTCTCATCCTCACGCTCACCATTATTGTCGTCCCATTGTCCcattgcatttgctttgttcTGATTCCCTTGGTTGGCGAACCAAAACGCAGAATGCGTTAAAATCAATTCGGAATTTATGCGCTTTGgcttgtaatttattttatgaatgttTAATAATCTGTGCACTGGGTAAATTTATGACAATTGCATGTTAATTGCCTGCTTGGCGCCGATATGTCAGTCAAACAGTCACTGGGGGGGGTGATTGCCGCCCAAGGGCGAGGGCGAGGGCCGAAACCCCGGCCCATGGATAGCTGACTGTACTTATAGCCGATGACTG
This is a stretch of genomic DNA from Drosophila albomicans strain 15112-1751.03 chromosome 3, ASM965048v2, whole genome shotgun sequence. It encodes these proteins:
- the LOC117571527 gene encoding splicing factor U2AF 50 kDa subunit, yielding MGRNREDRHQSRSRYHSSQSQSSSKSYSYSKQEEKIRTRRSGKISGWDIPPMGYEHLTPIQYKVMQASGQIASRIVPDAPPTGESAAIATVTRQARRLYVGNIPFNTSEDEMMVFFNEQMQKLNAGAYLDGDAVLTCQTNLDKNFAFLEFRSMDEATMAISFDGINYRGQALKIRRPHDYHPVASVSTVSFEAMLKGSQQATNLAISVVVPDSPHKVYVGGLPTCLGDEQVKELLITFGQLRGFNLVKDPAGQSKGFAFCEYLDPTITEQAIAGLHGMQLGDRKLVVQRSLAGARSLASNQLPVLQVPGFPIENLTSEATEILCLLNMVVPEELGDDEEYEDIRSDIKQECAKYGKVKSLKIPRPTGESGQGGCGKVFVRFETVEDCKKALNALSGRKFNERIVMTSFFNPDKYKRREFQ